The Cronobacter sakazakii genome has a window encoding:
- a CDS encoding F390 synthetase-related protein, which translates to MNKLAMLWHYFRVKRLRFQNRAALERYQQKQLGRFAARVLAKSPWFRRYRTLPFGEWPLMDKALMMAHFDEMNTGGLKAADVMACALKSENDRNFTPTVGRYSVGLSSGTSGRRGIFAVSPQEQALWAGAMLAKMLPDGLFAGERVALFLRADNNLYQSVNSRWLSLGFYDLFEPFDALLTRLEAESPSIIVAPAQVLRALALAVQAGALKIAPKKVISVAEVLDAQDSALLKSIFPDVGEVYQATEGFLAATCSHGVLHLNEAFIHVEKEWLDARRFVPVITDFTRTTQPIVRYRLDDVLAVRDTPCACGDPSLALAHIEGRQDDQLLLPDGQGGERVIFGDLCNRALARVLPFTADYRLIQHGAERLTLIVEADDAQRAQAQAALMALFEQQGVACDVLRWTLLAQIPQAAAGAKRRRIVRVRERA; encoded by the coding sequence GTGAATAAGCTCGCCATGCTCTGGCACTATTTCCGTGTGAAGCGTCTGCGTTTTCAAAATCGCGCGGCGCTTGAGCGCTACCAGCAAAAACAGCTTGGGCGGTTTGCCGCGCGCGTGCTGGCGAAAAGCCCGTGGTTCAGGCGCTACCGTACGCTGCCGTTTGGCGAATGGCCGCTAATGGACAAAGCGCTGATGATGGCGCATTTCGATGAGATGAACACCGGCGGCCTGAAAGCGGCAGACGTGATGGCGTGCGCGCTCAAAAGTGAAAACGACCGCAATTTTACGCCGACGGTTGGGCGCTACAGCGTGGGGCTGTCGAGCGGCACATCCGGGCGGCGCGGGATTTTCGCGGTCAGCCCGCAGGAACAGGCGCTGTGGGCAGGCGCCATGCTCGCAAAAATGCTGCCAGACGGCCTCTTTGCAGGCGAGCGGGTGGCGCTCTTTTTGCGCGCCGACAATAACCTCTACCAGAGCGTGAACAGCCGCTGGCTGAGCCTCGGTTTTTACGATCTCTTTGAGCCCTTCGACGCCCTGCTTACACGGCTTGAAGCCGAATCGCCGTCGATTATCGTCGCACCTGCGCAGGTACTGCGCGCGCTCGCGCTGGCAGTCCAGGCAGGCGCTCTGAAGATTGCGCCAAAGAAAGTCATTTCCGTGGCAGAAGTGCTCGACGCGCAGGACAGCGCGCTGCTGAAAAGTATTTTTCCTGACGTCGGCGAAGTGTATCAGGCGACCGAAGGCTTTCTCGCCGCCACCTGTTCGCATGGCGTGCTGCACCTGAACGAAGCGTTTATCCATGTTGAAAAGGAGTGGCTGGATGCGCGTCGTTTTGTTCCGGTCATCACCGATTTTACGCGTACCACGCAGCCCATCGTGCGTTACCGGCTGGACGATGTGCTGGCGGTGCGCGATACGCCGTGCGCCTGCGGCGATCCGTCGCTGGCGCTGGCGCATATTGAAGGGCGACAGGACGATCAACTCCTGTTGCCGGACGGGCAGGGCGGCGAGCGGGTCATCTTTGGCGATCTCTGCAACCGCGCGCTGGCGCGCGTTCTGCCCTTCACGGCGGATTACCGGCTAATTCAGCACGGCGCGGAGCGCCTGACGCTTATCGTCGAGGCCGACGACGCACAGCGCGCGCAGGCGCAGGCCGCGCTAATGGCGCTTTTTGAACAACAGGGCGTGGCGTGCGATGTTCTTCGCTGGACGCTTTTAGCGCAGATTCCGCAAGCGGCCGCCGGGGCCAAGCGGCGGCGTATCGTGCGTGTAAGGGAGCGCGCATGA
- a CDS encoding phosphatase PAP2 family protein — protein MNETAYRLKSLLLGWGSVGIVYSTTDLLQRAGHKLPPLWFDTLLDFTPSAIWLYMSFFLLVPAGYWLTPRAEVKWLMRATQLAALFAGAVYLAWPTTMAYPVVSGEGISADALRILLAVDSPQNCFPSLHMALTLLMVWGISKRGQWGYTLAAVLWGAAISVSILQLRRHLFVDLVGGVALTLLAGMLARKMLSYWMIQKELNHE, from the coding sequence ATGAACGAAACGGCTTATCGCCTGAAATCTCTGCTGCTGGGGTGGGGAAGCGTTGGCATAGTCTATTCCACGACCGATCTGCTTCAGCGCGCCGGGCACAAACTACCGCCGTTGTGGTTCGACACGCTGCTGGATTTCACGCCCTCGGCCATCTGGCTTTATATGTCGTTTTTCCTGCTTGTTCCCGCGGGCTACTGGTTAACCCCGAGGGCAGAAGTGAAATGGCTGATGCGCGCCACGCAACTGGCGGCGCTGTTTGCCGGGGCTGTCTATCTGGCGTGGCCGACGACGATGGCCTATCCCGTCGTCAGCGGCGAGGGCATCAGCGCTGACGCGCTGCGTATTCTGCTGGCGGTGGATTCGCCGCAGAACTGTTTCCCGTCACTGCATATGGCGCTGACCCTGCTGATGGTCTGGGGCATCAGCAAACGCGGGCAGTGGGGCTATACCCTTGCCGCGGTGCTCTGGGGCGCGGCGATTAGCGTGTCGATTTTGCAGCTGCGACGCCATCTGTTTGTCGATTTGGTCGGCGGCGTCGCGCTTACGCTGCTGGCAGGCATGCTGGCGCGAAAAATGTTGTCTTACTGGATGATACAAAAGGAATTGAATCATGAATGA
- a CDS encoding sterol desaturase family protein has protein sequence MNELTLPIVVMLGLVFGEAFLLKWRARAPVNWRDIVFNVNSGQMVLWLFRGLEVLCYSVISRNVNLELFQGAPAVVVWGFAFIAWDFGFYWLHRLHHEWPLLWAVHSVHHHGEHYNLSLGVRNSWYSSLTSIPFFMLLAVAGVPLSVFLAVSVIHYSIQFFNHNAFTGRLGFLERLLVTPSHHRVHHLCERRFADTNYGGTLILWDKLFGSFCHTPPARDEHQYGVKGYRASANPLRESNAPFARLLGFRPAPHTKGSVCPAPYIIVSGTLLLFIPVIGYIQRYGYGYDDIGREQMTLFLLLVAASVMMGLMNDGHRASRIGWAVVTGLMPLCCLHLFGWQGFIWQLSLPALALHGLIVLAMPAMQKRALRHD, from the coding sequence ATGAATGAATTAACGTTACCCATCGTAGTGATGCTGGGGCTGGTCTTTGGTGAGGCGTTTTTGTTGAAATGGCGCGCACGTGCGCCGGTGAACTGGCGTGACATAGTGTTTAATGTCAACTCCGGGCAGATGGTGCTGTGGCTGTTCCGGGGGCTGGAAGTGCTGTGCTACAGCGTCATCTCCCGCAACGTAAACCTTGAGCTTTTTCAGGGAGCACCTGCGGTTGTGGTGTGGGGCTTTGCCTTTATCGCCTGGGATTTTGGGTTTTACTGGCTGCACCGGTTGCATCATGAATGGCCCTTACTCTGGGCCGTTCACAGCGTACACCATCACGGTGAACACTATAATCTCTCGCTCGGCGTGCGCAATTCCTGGTACTCATCGCTGACCTCAATCCCCTTTTTTATGCTGCTGGCCGTGGCGGGTGTGCCGCTGTCAGTGTTTCTTGCGGTCTCTGTGATTCACTACAGTATCCAGTTTTTTAACCACAACGCGTTCACCGGGCGACTCGGCTTTCTGGAGCGGTTGCTGGTCACGCCGTCGCATCATCGGGTTCACCACCTGTGCGAGCGCCGTTTTGCTGACACCAACTACGGCGGTACGTTGATCCTCTGGGATAAACTCTTCGGATCGTTTTGTCATACGCCACCGGCGCGGGATGAACATCAATATGGTGTAAAAGGCTATCGCGCCTCTGCCAATCCGCTGCGGGAAAGTAACGCGCCTTTTGCCCGCCTGCTTGGCTTTCGCCCTGCGCCGCACACGAAAGGCAGCGTCTGTCCTGCGCCATACATTATCGTTAGCGGTACGCTGCTGCTGTTTATTCCGGTTATCGGTTATATCCAGCGTTATGGCTATGGTTATGACGATATCGGCCGGGAACAAATGACGCTGTTTTTGCTGCTGGTGGCCGCGTCAGTGATGATGGGACTGATGAATGACGGGCATCGTGCAAGCCGCATCGGCTGGGCCGTCGTGACCGGCTTGATGCCGCTGTGTTGTCTGCATCTTTTTGGCTGGCAGGGGTTTATCTGGCAGCTAAGCCTGCCTGCACTGGCGCTGCACGGTCTGATAGTCCTGGCCATGCCTGCGATGCAAAAGAGGGCGCTACGCCATGACTAA
- a CDS encoding fatty acid desaturase family protein: protein MTKALIPLRFSPAAEGAFHRALQQEAYAYLHDRNDHRFADRPARIKALLILLASIACYALALQSSDAVWFIACYASFAVLMMWLNIDVNHDASHLTFTRRRFWNAFISRAVTLSTGIEPVYWRTRHVSYHHRYANIEHYDLDTEENGIFRQTPFQRWRRWMHFQHLYWPLVAALSLSWIGLVFDWADRLGRTPLHADRLLPGVKGWSAFIFSKIAHITLMLGVPIIAGHNVWMVAGIYLLTQMCTSLLVVFLLLGTHWAGATFYQAPQDGEKRMAHGWYHHNFTTACDWHTPRRWLETFTGGLNYHLTHHLFPGWHHRHYPALARIVARLAQEHGLPYRCISYRELRAAQRVFLVQMGNPHDA, encoded by the coding sequence ATGACTAAAGCGCTTATCCCGTTACGCTTCAGCCCGGCAGCCGAAGGTGCGTTTCATCGCGCTCTCCAGCAGGAGGCATATGCTTATCTTCACGATCGCAACGACCACCGTTTTGCTGACCGTCCGGCGCGCATCAAAGCGCTTCTGATCCTGCTGGCAAGCATTGCATGCTATGCGCTGGCTCTGCAGTCCTCTGACGCGGTGTGGTTCATCGCCTGCTATGCGTCATTCGCCGTTTTGATGATGTGGCTGAATATTGATGTTAATCATGATGCCTCACACCTGACCTTTACTCGCCGCCGTTTCTGGAACGCGTTCATCAGCCGCGCGGTGACGCTTTCAACCGGTATTGAGCCTGTTTACTGGCGCACACGACACGTCAGTTATCATCATCGCTACGCGAATATTGAACACTACGATCTGGATACCGAAGAGAACGGGATTTTCCGCCAGACGCCGTTTCAGCGCTGGCGCAGGTGGATGCACTTTCAGCATCTCTACTGGCCGCTGGTGGCAGCCTTATCCCTGAGCTGGATAGGCCTTGTGTTTGACTGGGCCGACAGGCTGGGCCGCACGCCGCTGCATGCGGACCGGCTGCTGCCTGGCGTGAAAGGATGGAGCGCTTTTATCTTTAGTAAAATAGCGCATATCACGCTGATGCTGGGTGTACCGATCATCGCGGGGCATAACGTCTGGATGGTGGCGGGCATTTATCTGCTGACCCAGATGTGTACGTCGCTGCTGGTGGTCTTTTTGCTTCTCGGCACCCACTGGGCCGGAGCCACGTTTTATCAGGCTCCTCAGGACGGGGAGAAGCGAATGGCGCATGGCTGGTATCACCACAACTTCACCACCGCCTGCGACTGGCACACGCCACGGCGCTGGCTGGAGACATTTACCGGCGGGCTGAATTATCACCTGACGCACCATCTGTTCCCCGGCTGGCACCATCGCCACTATCCGGCGCTCGCGCGGATAGTGGCGCGGCTGGCACAGGAACATGGGTTGCCGTATCGCTGCATCAGCTATCGCGAACTCCGCGCCGCGCAGCGGGTATTTCTGGTTCAGATGGGCAACCCGCATGACGCGTAA
- a CDS encoding acyl-CoA desaturase produces MTRNLPPLRVERHDPALHKAFRTACQHYLTTQQEHRFADKGMWAKLVFLALCCAACYLLSLTSSHLTGFALWYFGFIFFAMMLVVNVLHDASHNAYCRSGAANAWLGRLVSVPLGLDADNWQVRHVQFHHPYTNIQGYDPDIDENGVLCQTPFQRHKPFMRAQHLYWPLVAALTFPWYAWWMDWRDRLGETPFTRHLPHQGAGGALLFLLLKAAHFWLALGLPMLLLDEAITFPAVLAVYLISQMLVSALFVSLLIGTHWAKGHFYPAPADNVMPQSVYHHAFATTFDWHMRPRLMGYWLGGLNLHLTHHLFPDWSHRHFPALSAIIAQVAKTHGLSYQILTVKDLLRLQRRHLLRMGRKPEETATGER; encoded by the coding sequence ATGACGCGTAATTTGCCACCGCTGCGTGTGGAACGCCACGATCCCGCGCTGCATAAAGCGTTCCGTACGGCCTGTCAGCACTATCTGACGACGCAGCAGGAGCATCGCTTCGCCGATAAGGGCATGTGGGCGAAACTCGTTTTTCTCGCGCTCTGCTGCGCGGCCTGTTACCTGCTAAGCCTGACGTCATCGCATCTCACCGGTTTTGCGCTCTGGTATTTCGGTTTTATCTTTTTCGCCATGATGCTGGTGGTCAATGTGTTGCATGATGCCAGTCACAATGCATACTGCCGTTCCGGTGCGGCGAACGCCTGGCTTGGCCGTCTGGTGAGCGTTCCTCTGGGGCTTGATGCTGACAACTGGCAGGTACGGCATGTGCAGTTTCATCACCCGTATACCAATATTCAGGGGTACGACCCCGATATCGATGAAAACGGCGTCCTGTGCCAGACGCCGTTCCAGCGCCACAAGCCTTTTATGCGCGCACAGCATCTTTACTGGCCGCTGGTGGCCGCGCTGACCTTTCCCTGGTATGCGTGGTGGATGGACTGGCGCGACCGGTTGGGCGAAACGCCTTTTACGCGCCATTTACCTCACCAGGGCGCAGGTGGCGCACTCCTGTTTTTACTGCTGAAAGCCGCACATTTTTGGCTGGCGCTGGGGCTTCCGATGCTGCTTTTGGACGAAGCCATCACGTTTCCAGCTGTCCTTGCCGTTTACCTCATCAGCCAGATGCTGGTTTCGGCGCTGTTTGTGTCGCTGCTTATCGGAACGCACTGGGCGAAGGGCCATTTCTATCCTGCGCCGGCCGATAACGTGATGCCGCAGAGCGTCTATCACCATGCGTTTGCGACAACGTTTGACTGGCACATGCGGCCACGCCTGATGGGATACTGGCTCGGCGGTTTAAATCTCCACCTGACGCATCATCTCTTTCCTGACTGGAGCCACCGCCACTTTCCGGCGCTGAGCGCTATCATCGCCCAGGTCGCGAAAACACATGGGTTGTCATACCAGATACTCACGGTGAAAGATCTGCTGCGGCTGCAACGGCGGCATTTACTCAGAATGGGAAGAAAACCCGAAGAAACCGCCACCGGCGAACGGTGA
- a CDS encoding RidA family protein has translation MTIVRIDPADRWSDAVIHNQTIYYTGVPENLDGDAYEQTTNTLAQIDTLLTAQGSDKSRILDATIFLADGDDFALMNKAWEEWVVAGSAPVRCTVQARLMNPRYKVEIKIIAAV, from the coding sequence ATGACAATCGTGCGTATCGATCCCGCAGATCGTTGGTCTGACGCGGTGATTCACAACCAGACGATTTACTACACCGGCGTGCCGGAAAATCTCGACGGCGACGCTTACGAACAAACCACCAATACACTGGCGCAAATCGACACGCTGTTAACCGCGCAGGGCAGCGATAAATCCCGTATTCTCGACGCCACCATCTTCCTAGCCGACGGCGACGATTTCGCGCTGATGAATAAAGCCTGGGAGGAGTGGGTGGTGGCAGGCTCCGCACCGGTACGCTGCACCGTGCAGGCCCGCCTGATGAACCCGCGCTATAAAGTAGAAATCAAAATTATCGCCGCAGTTTGA
- a CDS encoding ATP-dependent DNA helicase, whose translation MTDDFAADGQLANAIPGFKPREPQRQMAQAVSAAIEAATPLVVEAGTGTGKTYAYLAPALRAGKKVIISTGSKALQDQLYSRDLPTVAKALEFKGRLALLKGRSNYLCLERLEQQALAGGDLPVQTLSDVIQLRGWANETVDGDISTCGRVAEDAPVWPLVTSTNDNCLGTDCPLYKDCFVVKARKKAMEADVVVVNHHLFLADMVVKESGFAELIPEAEVIIFDEAHQLPDIASQYFGQSLSSRQLLDLARDIIIAYRTEVKDTQQLQKCADRLAQSTQDFRLQLGDPGFRGNLRELLADASISRALLLLDDALELCYDVAKLSLGRSALLDAAFERATLYRARLKRLKEINQPGYSYWYECNSRHFTLALTPLTVADKFQDVIAEKGGSWIFTSATLSVNDDLHHFTERLGIHEAKTLLLPSPFDYARQALLCVPRGLPQTNQPQAGKALARMLQPLIEANQGRCFMLCTSHAMMRELAEQFRATMTLPVLLQGETSKSQLLEQFISAGNALLVATSSFWEGVDVRGDALSLVIIDKLPFTSPDDPLLKARMEDCRLRGGDPFDEVQLPEAVITLKQGVGRLIRDVDDRGVLVICDNRLVMRPYGAVFLKSLPPTPRTRDIGEAARFLTDAARQ comes from the coding sequence GTGACAGACGATTTTGCAGCAGATGGCCAACTGGCCAACGCGATTCCCGGCTTTAAACCGCGCGAGCCGCAGCGTCAGATGGCGCAGGCGGTCAGCGCCGCCATTGAGGCCGCGACGCCTCTGGTGGTCGAGGCGGGTACCGGGACCGGGAAAACTTACGCCTATCTGGCGCCCGCGCTGCGTGCCGGTAAGAAAGTGATTATTTCCACCGGTTCGAAAGCGCTGCAGGATCAGCTCTACAGCCGCGATCTGCCGACCGTCGCCAAAGCGCTGGAATTCAAAGGCCGTCTGGCGCTCTTAAAAGGGCGCTCGAACTATTTATGCCTGGAGCGCCTGGAGCAACAGGCGCTGGCGGGCGGCGATCTGCCGGTTCAAACCTTAAGCGACGTTATCCAGCTGCGCGGCTGGGCCAACGAAACCGTCGATGGCGATATCAGCACCTGCGGGCGCGTGGCGGAAGACGCCCCCGTCTGGCCGCTGGTCACCAGCACCAACGATAACTGCCTTGGCACCGACTGCCCGCTCTACAAAGACTGCTTTGTGGTCAAAGCGCGCAAAAAGGCGATGGAAGCTGACGTCGTGGTGGTGAACCATCACCTGTTTCTCGCCGATATGGTGGTCAAAGAGAGCGGCTTTGCGGAGCTTATCCCGGAGGCTGAGGTGATTATCTTCGACGAAGCCCATCAGTTGCCGGATATCGCGAGTCAGTATTTCGGCCAGTCGCTCTCCAGCCGCCAGCTGCTTGACCTCGCAAGAGACATTATCATCGCCTATCGCACCGAGGTGAAAGATACCCAGCAGCTACAAAAGTGCGCCGACCGGCTGGCGCAAAGCACCCAGGATTTCAGGCTGCAGTTGGGCGACCCTGGCTTTCGCGGCAACCTGCGCGAACTGCTGGCGGACGCCTCCATCAGCCGCGCGTTGCTGCTGCTCGATGACGCGCTGGAGCTCTGCTACGACGTGGCGAAGCTGTCGCTTGGCCGCTCGGCGCTGCTGGACGCTGCTTTTGAGCGCGCCACGCTCTATCGCGCGCGTCTCAAACGCTTAAAAGAGATTAACCAGCCAGGCTACAGCTACTGGTATGAGTGCAACTCGCGCCACTTTACGCTGGCGCTCACGCCGCTGACCGTCGCGGATAAATTCCAGGACGTGATTGCGGAAAAGGGCGGCAGCTGGATTTTTACCTCCGCCACGCTCTCGGTGAATGACGACCTGCATCACTTCACGGAGCGGCTCGGCATTCACGAGGCAAAAACTCTTCTGCTGCCCAGTCCGTTCGACTATGCCCGCCAGGCGCTGCTCTGCGTGCCGCGAGGTCTGCCGCAGACTAACCAGCCGCAGGCCGGAAAAGCGCTGGCGCGGATGTTACAACCGCTGATTGAGGCCAACCAGGGCCGCTGTTTTATGCTTTGCACGTCGCACGCGATGATGCGCGAGCTGGCCGAGCAATTCCGCGCCACCATGACGCTGCCGGTGCTTTTGCAGGGTGAAACCAGCAAAAGCCAGCTGCTGGAGCAGTTTATCAGCGCGGGCAATGCGTTGCTGGTGGCGACAAGCAGCTTCTGGGAAGGGGTGGACGTGCGCGGCGACGCGCTGTCGCTGGTGATTATCGACAAACTGCCGTTCACCTCGCCGGACGATCCGCTGCTGAAAGCGCGGATGGAAGATTGTCGCCTGCGCGGCGGCGATCCGTTTGATGAAGTTCAGCTGCCGGAGGCGGTCATCACGCTCAAGCAGGGCGTCGGGCGTCTTATCCGCGACGTCGACGACCGCGGCGTGCTGGTGATTTGCGACAACCGCCTTGTGATGCGCCCCTACGGCGCGGTCTTTCTGAAAAGCCTGCCGCCGACGCCGCGCACCCGCGATATCGGCGAGGCGGCGCGCTTTCTCACCGACGCGGCGCGGCAGTAA
- the tsaB gene encoding tRNA (adenosine(37)-N6)-threonylcarbamoyltransferase complex dimerization subunit type 1 TsaB, whose translation MRILAIDTATEACSVALWDNGKTSALFELCPREHTQRILPMVSEILTESGVALSAMDALAFGRGPGSFTGVRIGIGIAQGLALGAELPMVGVSTLMTMAQGAWRVSGATRVLAAIDARMGEVYWAEYQRDEQGVWHGEETEAVLKPDAVTERLKALNGEWATVGTGWQAWQDMANGSGLTLTDGQVTLPAAEDMLPLACRLFEQQRVVAVEHAEPVYLRNEVAWKKLPGRE comes from the coding sequence ATGCGAATTCTGGCTATTGATACCGCCACCGAGGCCTGTTCCGTCGCCTTGTGGGACAACGGTAAAACGTCCGCCCTTTTTGAACTCTGCCCGCGCGAGCACACCCAGCGTATTCTGCCGATGGTCAGTGAGATCCTCACCGAAAGCGGCGTTGCGCTGTCGGCGATGGACGCGCTGGCCTTTGGCCGCGGGCCGGGAAGCTTTACCGGCGTGCGAATCGGCATCGGCATCGCGCAGGGGCTGGCGCTTGGCGCAGAACTTCCGATGGTCGGCGTGTCGACGCTGATGACGATGGCGCAGGGCGCATGGCGCGTCAGCGGCGCGACCCGTGTGCTGGCGGCGATCGACGCCCGCATGGGCGAAGTTTACTGGGCCGAGTACCAGCGCGATGAGCAGGGCGTCTGGCACGGCGAAGAGACCGAAGCGGTACTCAAGCCCGACGCCGTCACGGAGCGCCTGAAGGCGCTTAACGGCGAGTGGGCGACGGTCGGCACCGGCTGGCAGGCGTGGCAGGATATGGCGAACGGCAGCGGACTTACGCTTACCGACGGCCAGGTAACGCTGCCGGCGGCGGAAGATATGTTGCCGCTGGCGTGCCGGTTGTTCGAACAACAGCGCGTTGTTGCGGTCGAACATGCAGAACCGGTCTATCTGCGCAACGAAGTGGCGTGGAAAAAACTGCCAGGCCGGGAATAA
- a CDS encoding Slp family lipoprotein, translating into MVGQQSMVRSGLLALSVLLVSGCVSVPDAIKGTSPTPQQDLVRVMNAPELYIGQEARFGGRVVNVDNEKGKTRLEIATLPLDSAARPLLGQPSRGRIFADVGGFLDPVDFRNQLVTVVGPITGTAEGKIGASPYKFMVMQVNGFKRWRVTQQVVMPPQPIDPWMWGPRPGWGYGYGPWGWYNPGPAQVQTVVTE; encoded by the coding sequence ATGGTGGGTCAACAATCAATGGTGCGCAGTGGGCTTCTGGCGCTGAGCGTTTTGCTCGTCAGTGGGTGTGTCAGCGTTCCCGACGCGATTAAAGGCACCAGCCCGACGCCGCAGCAGGATCTGGTGCGCGTAATGAACGCGCCGGAGCTCTACATCGGCCAGGAGGCGCGCTTCGGCGGGCGAGTGGTCAATGTCGATAACGAGAAGGGCAAAACCCGCCTTGAGATAGCCACGCTGCCGCTCGATAGCGCGGCGCGGCCGCTGCTCGGCCAGCCGTCGCGCGGACGCATCTTTGCCGACGTTGGCGGCTTTCTCGACCCGGTGGACTTCCGTAATCAGCTCGTGACGGTGGTTGGCCCCATCACCGGTACGGCAGAAGGGAAAATCGGCGCCAGCCCGTACAAATTCATGGTAATGCAGGTGAACGGCTTCAAGCGCTGGCGCGTGACGCAGCAGGTGGTGATGCCGCCACAGCCTATCGATCCGTGGATGTGGGGACCGCGCCCCGGCTGGGGATATGGCTATGGCCCGTGGGGCTGGTATAATCCCGGCCCGGCTCAGGTTCAGACCGTAGTAACCGAGTAA
- the fadD gene encoding long-chain-fatty-acid--CoA ligase FadD, producing MKKVWLNRYPADVPAEINPDRYHSLVDLFQQSCTRYADQPAFTNMGEVMTFRKLEERSRAFAAWLQQGLGLQKGDRVALMMPNLLQYPVALFGILRAGMIVVNVNPLYTPRELEHQLNDSGASAIVIVSNFAHTLEKVVDKTQVKHVILTRMGDQLSTAKGTLVNFVVKYVKRLVPKYHLPDAISFRSALHNGYRMQYIKPEVTPDDLAFLQYTGGTTGVAKGAMLTHRNMLANLEQVLGTYGPLLHRGKELVITALPLYHIFALTMNCLLFIELGGQNVLITNPRDIPGLVKELGKYPFTAMTGVNTLFNALLNNKDFHKLDFSSLHLSAGGGMPVHQAVAERWEKLTGQFLLEGYGLTECSPLVSVNPHDIDYHSGSIGLPVPSTEVKLIDDEGNEVAPGEPGELCIKGPQVMLGYWQRPDATDEILQDGWLRTGDIAVMDEEGFLRIVDRKKDMILVSGFNVYPNEIEDVVMQHSGVQEVAAVGIPSEASGELVKIFVVKKEASLTEEALITFCRRHLTGYKVPKQVEFRTELPKSNVGKILRRELRDEARRAGDNTA from the coding sequence TTGAAGAAGGTTTGGCTTAACCGTTATCCGGCGGATGTTCCGGCGGAGATAAACCCGGACCGTTATCACTCCCTGGTGGATCTGTTTCAGCAATCCTGCACACGCTACGCCGATCAGCCCGCCTTCACCAACATGGGCGAGGTGATGACCTTCCGCAAGCTGGAAGAGCGCAGCCGCGCCTTCGCTGCCTGGCTGCAACAGGGCCTCGGCCTGCAAAAAGGCGATCGCGTGGCGCTGATGATGCCAAATCTCCTGCAATATCCGGTGGCGCTGTTCGGCATTCTGCGCGCCGGAATGATCGTCGTGAACGTCAACCCGCTCTACACGCCGCGCGAGCTGGAGCATCAGCTGAACGACAGCGGTGCCAGCGCCATCGTCATCGTTTCTAACTTTGCCCACACGCTGGAAAAAGTGGTCGATAAGACCCAGGTGAAACACGTCATTCTGACGCGCATGGGCGATCAGCTCTCCACCGCCAAAGGCACGCTGGTGAATTTTGTCGTGAAGTACGTGAAACGTCTGGTGCCGAAGTATCACCTGCCGGACGCTATTTCGTTTCGCAGCGCGCTGCATAACGGCTACCGCATGCAGTACATCAAGCCGGAAGTGACGCCAGACGATCTCGCTTTCCTGCAATATACCGGCGGTACTACGGGCGTGGCGAAAGGCGCGATGCTGACCCATCGCAACATGCTTGCTAACCTCGAACAAGTGCTCGGCACGTACGGCCCGCTGCTGCATCGCGGCAAAGAGCTGGTCATCACCGCGTTGCCGCTGTACCACATTTTCGCGCTCACCATGAACTGTCTGCTGTTTATTGAACTCGGCGGGCAGAACGTGCTGATTACCAACCCGCGCGATATTCCGGGGCTGGTCAAAGAGCTTGGCAAATATCCGTTTACCGCGATGACCGGCGTGAATACGCTGTTTAACGCGCTGCTGAATAACAAAGATTTCCATAAGCTCGATTTCTCCTCGCTGCACCTTTCGGCGGGCGGCGGGATGCCGGTGCATCAGGCGGTCGCGGAGCGCTGGGAAAAACTCACTGGTCAGTTCCTGCTGGAAGGCTACGGGCTTACCGAATGCTCGCCGCTGGTGAGCGTTAACCCGCACGATATCGACTACCACAGCGGCAGCATTGGCCTGCCGGTGCCGTCCACCGAAGTCAAACTGATTGACGACGAAGGCAACGAAGTGGCACCCGGTGAGCCTGGCGAGCTGTGCATTAAAGGCCCGCAGGTGATGCTGGGCTACTGGCAGCGCCCGGACGCCACCGATGAGATCCTTCAGGACGGCTGGCTGCGCACCGGTGATATCGCGGTGATGGACGAAGAGGGTTTCCTGCGTATCGTCGATCGCAAAAAAGATATGATTCTGGTCTCCGGATTTAACGTCTATCCGAATGAAATTGAAGATGTGGTAATGCAGCACAGCGGCGTGCAGGAAGTCGCGGCGGTGGGCATCCCGTCGGAAGCCAGCGGCGAGCTGGTGAAAATCTTCGTGGTGAAGAAAGAAGCGTCGCTTACGGAAGAAGCGCTGATTACCTTCTGTCGCCGTCACCTGACGGGCTATAAAGTGCCGAAGCAGGTGGAATTTCGCACCGAGCTGCCAAAATCCAACGTCGGGAAAATTTTACGACGAGAACTACGTGACGAAGCGCGCCGGGCGGGCGACAATACCGCCTGA